aactaaattgggggtattgaacaattattccaactttatgggcaacagtgtatttccaTCATACTACCACCATTTATATTACACATCTACTTATATCATTTACTGcttatatttttcatgtttcttcattgtttcctttctgaaaaacactgaaaaatcaTCCTGATTatgaaatgttaacattttttattctatcCAGTCTTTCTATTCTATTGTTGGATTAATTCTACTTTGTCTATAAGTTATATTTGCTCAGGAGAATTTCACTGCACGTTGTACTAAGTATGATTCTGAATGTGACAATAAATACTTTGATTTCTAATATTAATTCCAAATtacagactttttctttttactcttgTATGTACAGCAGCATTCTGCATTTGATATGCACTCATTTATAAATTAGTTTATATGCAATGCACTGTAACActctttttattgtttcttcCAGACATTAGATGGCTTCATTTTCGTGGTCGCACCAGATGGGAAAATAATGTACATATCAGAAACAGCATCAGTCCACTTGGGCCTGTCGCAGGTTGGTTTAACAAACTCACCGTGACCTTCTCTGGTATGTTGGGCCCCGATGTTTTACAGCTCTGAGATCAATGTTCATTTGAACAGGTAGAGTTGACGGGAAACAGCATTTATGAGTACATCCACCCAGCGGACCACGATGAAATGACGGCCGTCCTCACAGCACACCAGCCGTACCATTCACACTTCGTCCACGGTAATCAACAAACTAGGCATGTTGCACTGTAAATGACGTGGACTTCATCACGCagaataaataacttttttttgttttctctctccacagaATATGAGATGGAGCGCTCCTTCTTTCTGAGAATGAAATGCGTCCTCGCCAAAAGAAACGCTGGTCTTACCTGTGGAGGATACAAGGTAGCAGGGCCGAGGACAGCTGGCTTTACTTTATGTTGTTATCACACAGACATTAACAACTGAAGAatccaataaaacaaaatccaacTAAAGTCAAACTCAAAGACTTTGGACTGAATTTTCCAGCAAATTCGTTCTTGTACTTACAATTTTGAGGgcactgaaaaaggaaaaggctgTGGGACCATCATAATGTGACGGTTTCCTCCGTTTATAAGATTACATTACATGATTATGATGCTGctggaaaaaaagcttttggaGTGTCCAACATGGAGAGGGATCGTCCTGCAGGGAGCATGATTGTGACTAGTGAATTCATAGAAACAGGCTTGTTGGATTTTGTCATTTCCTCTATGAGAGTGGAATTGTGATGGCAGTATGTAAAAGGTGAGGGCAGCAACAACATCATAAAGGTGTATACTCTGAAGACCATGAATATTTGTAGCAGATGCAAAGTGCTGGATGAACCATGTTGATTTCTGACCTTGGAAGCAGCAACAGTCTCAGCTCGAGGAGGCCCACTTCTGTGTTTGAACCTTTGGCTGTAACACACGATCTtcagcagcagatggagtttgatCCATTGTCTTTGAACTGAAGATGCTCAAGCTTTCCCTTTGTTTGGACACTCTTTGGATTTCTTGTCTTGTCGCCTTAAAAGTtgagctgtttgtttgctgaTACGATTTTCCAAATCTtccatttaccattttcaaaaaaaggaaagaacacCTACACACGTATCTTATTCCCAattcctcttttgtctttatGGACATGACAGTGTTTCAGCTATAAAAGGTTCACTCCAGTGTGGATTTTCACCTCAGTGACTGAAGAGTGGGCACTGGGGAGATGAGTTATCACCACAGGGACACACAAAGTAACATATAACATACAATACTATCCAGGCAGTTCAGTGATAGTGAATAATGAGTGAGAAGGATGATTTTACCTTACTAGTCCAGAGTGACCAAAGCTCACAACTAGAACCTTTTGGCGTGAGTGACACAATCTGCAAGACTAGACAAAAATCCAACATGTGTGGATTAATACTTAAACTTTCTGTAACCCTCTGTGAACTCTCCAGGTGATCCACTGTAGCGGCTACCTGAAGATCCGTCAGTACAGCCTGGACATGTCTCCGTTTGACGGCTGCTATCAGAACGTGGGGCTGGTGGCCGTCGGTCACTCGCTGCCGCCCAGCGCCGTAACTGAGATCAAGCTCCACAGcaacatgttcatgttcaggGCCAGTCTGGACATGAAGCTCATTTTCCTCGACTCACGGTACGTTGTGTGTGACGCAGCGTTCTGCATTCGTCTGCACACAGTggatatgtgtttgtgtgaatgcaaGAAGGCTTTAATGAgtcgagagtgtgtgtgtgtgtgtgtgtgtgtgtgtgtgtgtgtgtgtgtgtgtgtgttgctcaggGTTGCAGAGCTGACCGGCTACGAGCCTCAGGATCTAATAGAGAAGACTCTGTATCATCATGTCCACAGCTGTGACTCCTTCCACCTGCGCTGTGCTCATCACTTGTGTGAGTTAGGTTTGTTTTACCTTCCTACAAATTCCTAGAAATGTTctacacaaggacacacacacacacacacacacacacacactgtcgcATTTCCAGGAGGACATTACATGGTCTTATATTTATTTCCTGGAGACTTACCCTAACCGTAACCTCAACGACTACTTACCTAAACTCTCTCTAATTTCTCTAATCTTAAAccaagtaaagtaaaatgtaatgatttatgTTACGGCTGCAATATTCTGCTATATTTCAACATGCTCATGTAATTTAGTATAAGCTACACTTTGCTTGGATTCTTTTGCCCCAACAGTAATTATTTGCAGTGATTTCTTTCCCGTCTCTTGGTCTTGTAGTGCTGGTGAAAGGCCAAGTCACAACTAAGTACTACCGTTTCTTGGCCAAGCATGGCGGCTGGGTCTGGGTGCAAAGTTACGCAACCATTGTGCACAACAGTCGCTCATCCCGTCCTCACTGCATCGTCAGTGTCAACTATGTTCTCACGTGAGTATCTGCACACCAAAATGCACACaccacactgtgtttgtgtgtttatgtctttgGTGATAAGTGGTGCTGTGGTGATAGTGATGGATAGAACTGTGAGCCTTTCTTCCATAAGGGAAAACATTCAGTGACCATCGGTTGCTTCATCTGTCAGCCATGATTTCctactgttgttgctgttagTAATGCTGTGTAGTCAGTAATGTATTCACATATGACTGGAGGTTTGTCGAATTAGGCCGATTAATCTCGAACAGTGTGTAAGATACCTGCACAAACACTTTATTTTCCACCAGAAGATAATGCATATGACAGCTGGCTACATTAGCCATCTAGAGTCTCCAGGTGACTAGCTGCTCTCCGGCTCTCAAAGTGAATTTAATGGTCGTATTTGCGAGAGGAACAGAAGTCCACTGTCTGCTGCTAGCTCTGGTTAGCAGTTGTCTGCAGATATCAGGCTGAGGTTCAGTCAGGAAACAcatctctgtctccttctctgtctctactgATGATTAACATGAGTGTCTGCTCTCTACTTAGTAAAAGCATCTGGTAATGACGGACCAGTTAATGTCACCTATCTTGCACATGAAATTGTAAAAGTATGATTTTTCCATCTTGTATACGTTTCTTCTGcattttgcaaaaacaaaaatcagttaAAATCCTAATTCGGCTGCAAAGCTTTTGGCCATATCGATGCAACTATATATGACTTAGATGTGAATTATACGAGGCTGAAGTCTGGCATCGCTGAAAGACACTTGGACTTGTCTGAATACCGCTCATGCTTCAGGAATCTACACCAGCTTTACCTTTTACAGATGCAGCATCACATTTGGCTGTTTccttttaaactgtttttacttttaaacaaATTGGAAGtcaagtcaatcaatcaatcaaaagaaaaccaacaaaactCAGCGACATCAAACTTACAGTGAATTTTTAGTGTGGCTTGGTATGGTATATTTTTATTACTGTCACAATATCATATGAAAGGCCCATCCTACTGTCTATCTATCAGTGTTAGCTTTAACACCTGGCCTTCACTGGCATACAGTGAAGGCAGCATGTCACTTCTGTCGGATGAAAAAACATTGATTAACCCCAAGTGGTTCAGAAAATTGATGGCTGGATGGCAGTTTACTGCTGATCATCCAGCTATTCTGACCTTAAAGCAGCTTGTAAACACATTCCAGTAAAGAAAACctactttatctttttttttaaagcaaactgGAAACAAATGTGAGAGCCTGTGATACAAGCTCAGTGTGGCTGAATCACCAATATATTAATTACTGACACAGACCGGTTTCTTTAAATGGAGATGTGTGTATAGATTGGAGGACAGCTCACAGTTGTCAGTTAAATGGATCTGGTGTGAAATGACAAGTGTTTGGCATCTCCAGGGCAGAGAGGGGTGTCTCAGATCTCTGCCTTGCTTTCATTCTCATGCTTTGATAAGATAATGAGTATTGGTACTAGAGATTAACGCAAACAGTTGCTGTGAAGCAATTAACTGGAGGTTAATTGGAAATATGACATGTGTTTGTTGAAGCCTGGTTTGCAGAACCCGGGAACGAGGAAAGTTTATCAAGTCATATTCATTCCTCTTTAGTTTTTGTCGTTGTAGGCAGAGTTCGAAACGAAGGAAGTGTGATAATGCTTTCTTTTAGGAAAACCAGAGCTTTCCTGTTTGACGGTAGTAGACATTCCTGTTCTATCACCGTATCTGCTCTTGTATGCCAGTTCTGCCATAATGTCTGAGCCCTTTGTTACGAGGTTTGTTGAGTGTGCTCGTGTGTTGGCTGTTAAGCTGTGGCAGCCTCTCTGTGGCGGCGTCAGTCACCTGGCATAGTTTATCTAAGACCGGCAGCTCTGCCTGCAGAGTGTATAAACAGAGGCAGGGCCTGAAGAATATCTTCCTGGAGTGGGATTGCAGTCGTTGGGCCTTTATCCTGCACAAACAGCACTGGGTCGCCACGAAAATCCTCATTACAGGCTGCTAATTCACTTTCTTCCAATAAAATCAAACTAGTATCATGACAGAGACTCTTATTAAGTGAGAAATACCTTTTACTTGcctattattctattattttatcACTCCTAATGTGCATATTTCTCAGACGTACTAGCGAAAGTGTGAATGAATCAGGCCCATAAAACCCTCCGTTAAGCAGCGCGGCTGGCTGCGTTCAGAGAACAGCTTGACGCACATTTCCTCTACCTCCTACATCAAACCCATAACAGCTTTGCTTTAACGGCCTTTTAATTGATAGGCCTTAAACATGATGAGCGTTTATGGGCTCCAGCTTGCTGTGAGGGAAATGAAGCCTTCAGTAAATCTTCTTGAGACACTCTCTGGATTGTGCCACACAGTGAAATGGGCAGTGTGCTTCTTTTGTGCGTCGTTATCAGGAGCAGGGTTGGTTTGCCCGGTAGCTTGAGTTTATACAGCCATTGATAACACAGCTGATACGGCCACTTCACCTGCATGTGAACTCCCACTGTGTGTTCAGCTCCGATAACCTCTGCACCTGCCACTGCTACAGCAACCACACTGTGATTTAGCAATCCTTTAAATAAAGGCATGTCTGCAGCAAAAGCACGTAACCACATGTTTTACTCACAACTGCTGTCTGTTTAATCACTTTAGTTGCATTCTGTTCTGCTTTAGAGCAAACCCGTCACTCTGCTGTGTTACCcacacactgtgttttagtGTCACGTCAATGCCCGACACAAACATTTGCATTGATGCATCTACATTTTGACACATTCAGAGAGTTAAACAAGGTTTGTGTACAGACAACAAAGAGAGGGTAGGAATCTATTTGTTGGCTTTATATTTAAAGAGCCACCCTGGGAGTTGGGACGCCTCAAAGCTCACAGCGTAACTCTGAGGAATCCTGAAATAATTAACCggatgaggaaaaagaaaataacattgttctcatttcattcatttcattcttatctttactttttttcttttggcaaCCTTCATCATTTGAACTCTCCTCTAAGAATGTGTTCAGATGTAAGAAACCGAACTGAACTGACATCTTGACAACATGTGCAAATTGGGACGAGTGCTGACAAGCACACACTGATTCATTTTAAGGGGTCTTTATATAAATGGTTGGAACAAAAGCTTTAGAGTGCTACTGTTCCTCTTTATTGAAGCAATAGCGACAATCTGCCATAACACAGAGGTTTAGGACGTTTCTGGGAATCAATGAATGTATTGACCTGAGTTCTCTGACCAGTTAGTGACATTAGTcagctgattgacagaaaaatctGGATTATCAATCATTTTTCAAGTAGATATACcaaacattaaataatttcCTTTGGGATGAATgaagttgatcttatcttatcttatcttcttATTTCCTGCCTCCAGCTTCTGCACTGTAAGCATTTGCTGCTTATGTGATAACAAATTGGGTTTGGTTTGGGTAACGGACCGGCCGACAGACGAAACAAGCAACTTGAAGATGTGACcttgggcatttttcactatttcctaAAGCCTAATGATTAATCGATGAATCAAGAgaaaaatctgcagattaatcgCTGATcagcaatgaaaataatcttttgTTGCTGCCCTGTAAGAGGTCAGCCAACATAAACAGTTTCACTGCTGCTTATCACAGACTCTCCCAGTGAATGCAGCTCTACTGGAGGGATGAACAGCTTTCTTTTAAAAGATAGTCCCTCAGTTAGTGTgttgatgtggtggtggagaaCGCTGCAACTGATGCAAATCCAGTAAAATGTGTCTGCATGGATGtatgaatttgtgtttgtgtgcagagagattgagacagagggggagataTGTGTGGATGATGGATCACTATTTGTCTCAAGTAAACCCTGTCCAGGTTTTCTGTTGTCTCAAACTTGATTCATCATCCATGGCGAGATCTGTAGAACAAATCAATTCCCATTTCCCAGCAGTGAGACGTCCCAGCCTCTCCTATGGGCCTGATTTAGCCAGACATAGCCTTTAATCTTCCAGTGTATTTGATTGGACAGCTTTCCTTCTGTAGAGTGTTTGTTGAAGGCCTTGCTGCAATCCTTCTGGTAAAACAAGCATCCCAACAGCCATTCTATCACTCCTAgcacacccccacccctcccggCAGTCCcactcccactcacacacacacagatacacaaacacacatctctcGGCATGCTGTCCGTCTCAAAGCCATGATGAGCATCTAATTGCTAAACAGATGTTAATGGGTTTTTTGCACCTGGAGAAAAACCAAACACGCAGGTACACATgggctgtttgtgttctttaaTAAACAGCCTTTCCAGGGGACTGGGATCTCTCATTGTGTAATTATAGACCATATTAAATCTATGACATGCAATTGCAAAACACCCACAATATTCCTGTGAATGCATCACGtggattttctgtttgtgtctttaggGAGACTGAGTATAAAGGCCTCCAGCTTTCTCTGGACCAGGCGACGTCCAAGGCCTCTTTCccctacagcagcagcaccgccagcagcctcacagagagctgcagaactCCCAAGAGCAGAGTTTCCCGGCCCAAGACCAAAGCTAGACTCTCTCCATACACACAGGTGAGGATTTGATGTCTTATTGGAGCCTTCATCTGGCTTCAAATCACACTCATGATGGGATTTGTGCTGACGTGAAAACACATGGCAGCAGTCTCCCACTCAAGGAAGCTTCATGTTTAGGAGTCATTACCTGGTCGGGAGTTTAAAACTTCATGTTGTAGCACTTAATCATTCAAGTGCGACACCTTGCTTGGTAAATCAAACCCAGGAAGTAACCTGGTATGGATGTTCACAACAGACaatctgataataataatcttacTTTGCCTTCGCTTTTGGCCAAACTGGGGGTTTGTGTACAGCTCATGTTTCTGGTCCTGTCAGATATCTTCATAAAGATGAGTGTCCATAGAAACAATGGCCAAGGGCACCATAGAAGTCTAAGGCACATACTGCATAACCACAACCTTCACCGTTTGGTGGACCTTTGCTGCATGCCATACCCCCAGCTGTCTCTCACAAACATTTGCTCCTTAAGTTAACACACCAAAGttatatatttcatacattCCAACTTTAGTTATTTACTGGGTGATTAGAGTGACCCGTTTCAACACAGCCTGGCACTGTTCCTGGGTAACATGTCTTACTTTTTATAGCCAATAAGTATATAGAGCTAACCAGTTTGGTATGTGTTGTAGGTCTGCCTAAGGAACCAGTAGAGGTAGAAACAGTGTTAACATTAAAGCAACACAAGTACCACAGTAACACGTCAATAACTTATTTAAATTATGGTATGAAAAGAGTGTGATCCCATTTGCAATTAGCTTGTTTTAGAGCCCCTGGTGGCTGCAATATCCTAAACAGCTGCTTGGTTTTTGTGCGTGACTAACACAGCTCCCAGAGGATGGGCCACCTCATTTGAAGGATATCTACGATCTCTTTTTCTTGTCTCCCCTTCCCACATTTCTCACTGCAGTATCCTAGTTTCCAGACGGAGCGTTCAGAGTCTGACCAGGACAGTCCGTGGGGCAGCAGCCCCCTCACCGACTCAGCCTCGCCTCAGCTGCTAGAGCACAGTGAAGGCCTGGATGCCTCTTGTGTGTACAGGCAGTTCACAGATCCGCGCACACTCTGCTACAGCCTGTCTGAAGAGCAGCATCACACCGCCAGTGATGCCTACACACACCTGCACGCACATGGCCAAGGTCAAAGTTGTGAACACGGTCGATGTGAGGCGGGCAGATATTTTTTAGGACCACCTCCGACTGGCAGAGATGCGTGGTGGGGCACCGCCCGGTCCATCCTACCGCTGAGCAAGAGCTCCTTGGAGAACCATGAGGGATATGACAGCAGCATGTCGCATATCACAGCCATCCACAGCTACCATGGTGAGGACtaagactgagactgagactaAGAGATACAGTTGATTAAAGATGCTTCCTGTAAGACCGGAGCTGTTCAGTGACAGTCAGTACCGTAAATGCTTACTCTCTGAATGCATTATTTGCTGTGGCATGTAATCAGCATTAAGcttgttttaatttgttcatGCCAGTAAATCCTACAGAATTAAGAGGAATCAGTGGAAACCGAGAACAGCCATGACTGCTGAGAACGATATTAATTCTTATCAATGTTTCCTCCGCTCTTGCTTACTGCTTTCATCGTGTGCTCCTGCAGGCCGGGGACACTGGGACGAGGACAGCGTGGTCAGCTCTCCAGATGGAGGCTCAGTCAGTGACTCAGGGGATAGATACCAAGCTGACCACTATCGCAGCCCGCAGGAACCCAGTAAGATTGAGACGCTGATACGAGCCACGCAGCAGATGATCAAGGAAGAAGAAAGCCGGCTTCAGCTGCGCAAGGGCCCTTCGGACGCCCCACTGGGGCCGGCCAATGGACTGCCCAAGGGCCCCGGTCCATGCTTCACTCCTGATTATACTCAAGGGCCACTCCAGACCGTGGTGTGTCGAGGTTTAAGTCAGGTGATCAGCCCTGCATCGAGCCCGGCCCCCCTATCCAGGCTCAGCAGTCCGGGGACTGAGAGACTCCACAAGCCCAAAGACTACCTCCAGACAGACCTGTCCCCCCTTTCTTTGCCATTACACCACCCATTTGGTCGACCGGGCCCATGCTCAGCCTCACCCACCCCGGCCCCAGCACTCTACCCCTCCCACACCCACCCGCGGCCCTACTTGGACAAGCATACAGCCTACTCCCTGACAGGCTACACTCTGGAGCACCTGTATGACCCAGAGAGCCTGCGGGGCTACTGCACCTCCGCCAGCACGGGCCCCACTCACTACGATATGACCCCTCACCTCCGCATGCCGGCAGAGCAGACCCCTGGACACAAAGGCACCTCTGTCATTATCACCAACGGCAGCTAACACTCATCAACAAGACTCACAGTGGGACTGCAGTCACACAGCCTGAGCTGGTTAGCACTGGCGCAACATGAAGCCATTGTCATTCTGAATCCCATCAGCCTGTTTTTCCCATCATACCAATCAGTTCTGATCCAACTGTTGCTCAAACTATCTTTTAAGTCTGCAAAATGTGTCAACATGCAGGTTTCTCTGAATGGTCCTTTGTGAATATTCTCACGAGGGAACGATAAGGATCACGTAATTATAACAGTGACATCTAAGACTTTGATACTTTGATTAATGTGTTTGCTTCCTTTGGCACAACATTTTGACCAGATCCAAGTGATCCCATGCATCTCTCCCAAAGCATGGCTGACCCAGACAAACTCAAGTAGAGAGAGAATACCAGCATTGATCTGTTTTACTTAAACAAGTAGAGACCATAAACTAATTGGGAAAATGTTTCCTGAGGTAATAAATTAGGTGAGAAGTCggatcattttctctctttagaCTTTAATATGTCACGGCTGCCTCCTCAGCCATAAGAAAGGAGGAGGTGCAAGAGAggctttactgtaaataaagaccATTTTATTACAGCGACGAAGAGCATGGGTGGCTGGGTGTGAAGAGAGAGCGCTCTGGTTCCACAGGCCGGCCTATATAACCTGTTGCACTGGCCAGGTGTGCCAGGTTAGGTGATCGCAGGCTCCGCCCAGCCAGGGACCTGCAACAGAAAGGCAAGAGAGAGTGAATCAATGAAGACATCTTATTACACTGTAGACACTATTTTTACAAAGAGGAAAGTAAGGAACAGCTTAAGTCGTACTTGAGAGAagaaactaaaaacattttggtCAGAATGGATCAGTATGATGGGAAAAATGGGCAGAAGCGTAGCTGGGTAGAGGACGGCTGGAGTTCTGCTTTAAAATCCGTCCCCATGTATGAAACCTTTTGCACTATAAGAGATTGGAGTTTTTGTGAAGGGGTCTCCTTGTTTTTCGATGCATTTGGATGAGGAGAGATGACAGGGTTGGGTGTAGTGCACTTTGCAGTGATGCAGACTAATTAAACGTCACCGACTAATATGCAAAGCCATTTCTCttgatgtttcttttctctcagttttgttttcttgcaggaACGTGAATACAATAAGGAAAAAGGCAGATACATTGACAGCCCTCACTGGTACATGATGAATATGATTGTACAGTTCGAACCATGGACACGGAGCGCATTGTTGGACATAATCTAATGGGTGACACAGGATGTCTGCTGCTTCAGTACATGCTGAGTA
The nucleotide sequence above comes from Pempheris klunzingeri isolate RE-2024b chromosome 8, fPemKlu1.hap1, whole genome shotgun sequence. Encoded proteins:
- the sim1a gene encoding single-minded homolog 1-A — protein: MKEKSKNAARTRREKENSEFYELAKLLPLPSAITSQLDKASIIRLTTSYLKMRIVFPEGLGESWGHVSRSSLDGVTQELGSHLLQTLDGFIFVVAPDGKIMYISETASVHLGLSQVELTGNSIYEYIHPADHDEMTAVLTAHQPYHSHFVHEYEMERSFFLRMKCVLAKRNAGLTCGGYKVIHCSGYLKIRQYSLDMSPFDGCYQNVGLVAVGHSLPPSAVTEIKLHSNMFMFRASLDMKLIFLDSRVAELTGYEPQDLIEKTLYHHVHSCDSFHLRCAHHLLLVKGQVTTKYYRFLAKHGGWVWVQSYATIVHNSRSSRPHCIVSVNYVLTETEYKGLQLSLDQATSKASFPYSSSTASSLTESCRTPKSRVSRPKTKARLSPYTQYPSFQTERSESDQDSPWGSSPLTDSASPQLLEHSEGLDASCVYRQFTDPRTLCYSLSEEQHHTASDAYTHLHAHGQGQSCEHGRCEAGRYFLGPPPTGRDAWWGTARSILPLSKSSLENHEGYDSSMSHITAIHSYHGRGHWDEDSVVSSPDGGSVSDSGDRYQADHYRSPQEPSKIETLIRATQQMIKEEESRLQLRKGPSDAPLGPANGLPKGPGPCFTPDYTQGPLQTVVCRGLSQVISPASSPAPLSRLSSPGTERLHKPKDYLQTDLSPLSLPLHHPFGRPGPCSASPTPAPALYPSHTHPRPYLDKHTAYSLTGYTLEHLYDPESLRGYCTSASTGPTHYDMTPHLRMPAEQTPGHKGTSVIITNGS